In the genome of Campylobacter helveticus, the window ATAAATTTATACTTTCTGGTATAGATGGATTTAAGATTGAAGCGAGGAAAAAATGATTCAAATTTCAATTATAATGCCTTGTTACAATAGTGCTAAATGGGTGGATAAAGCTATTGAAAGTGTGCTAAATCAAACTTATTCTAATTGGCAGCTTATATGTGTCGATGATGGCTCAAGTGATGAGACTTTGGAAATTTTACAAAGATATGCAAATAAAGATGATAGAATTTTGGTTTTACACAAAGAAAATGAAAAAAATGCATTTAAAGCAAGGCAATTTGCCATTCCTTATGTAAATGGTGAGCTTTTAACGCATTTAGATAGTGATGATATGTTTGAATTAAATTATTTAGAGCTTGGCTTGAAGCGTTATGATGAAAGTGGGGCGGATATTGTTGTGGGTGATATGGTTTATGGAGAAAAGAGATATGTTTGCATCGATAATGACTTAAAATGGCTTCACAAAATAATTAATGGTAGGGAGGCATTTGAATATATAATTGATTGGCGTATTCGTGGATTTAGTCTTTATAAAAGTCTTTTTGCAAAAAAATATTATGATGAGAACTATGAGGGAATGAATGCGGATGAATTTTTAACAAGAATTTTATTTTTAAATGCTTCTAACATAGCTTTCTTCACGGGGGGGGGGGGGGGTAGTTTTTGCAAATTTACAAAGTGTGACTAGGCGATTGAGTCCAAGACTTTTTGATACTTACAAAACAGCAGAAAATTTAGAAAAACTTGCAATCTCTCTTAATTTGTCTCATAAAATTTTAAAAAAACTCAATCAATCAAGATTTAATATTTTTTATGGAAATTTAAAAATGTATTTTAAAAATCGAAAACAATTTAATAAAGAAGAAAAAGAGGAGATAGAACGACATCTCCTTGAAAATTACCAAAGCTTATCTTTTTATACCTATAAGATCGGTTTTGTGGATTATATTTTTTATAAGGGTAAAGATAAATGTGGCAAATTTATGATATTATTTAATTTCTTTAAATTTTATTATAAAAGGCTGTCTAATGGCTTCAAAAATTTCGATTTTATGTCCAAGCTTCAATCATGAAAAATTTGTGAGATTTTTTATAGAGAGTGTTTTAAGGCAAAGTTTTGAGAATTTTGAGCTTATAATTGTAGATGATTGCTCTAGTGATGATAATGTAAAAGAGATTGCTAAATTTAAAGATGAGCGCATTAAACTAATACAGCACGAGTATAATAAGGGCATAAATGCAGCACTAAACACCGCTTTTGAAAACTCAAACGGAGATTTGATTGTGTTTTGTGCGAGTGACGATATTTTCGAAGATAATGCTTTAGAACGCATTTATCATCACGCTTTGGAAAATCCTGATATTTTAGCTTTTGTTCCCAATACGCGAGTCATTGATAGGGATAATCAAATAACTTCTAAGGAAGCTTATTTAAAACTTAGAGCAAGAAGTGAATTAATCAATCAGTTTTTTATGATGGGAAATTGCTTAAGTTCTGTGGGATTAACGATAAGAAGAGAGCTTTTTTCAAGCACACTTTATCCCTTAGATGTGTCAATGTGTAATCATCAAGATACGCAAATGTTTATTAAAATTTTGAAAAATGGAGAAATTAAGCTTATTGACGAATTTTTAATACGCTATCGTTTTGATCCTAAGACAAGCAATATTTCCGTTCGCACAGAACGCACGATGAAGCGAGAAGAAATGGAAAGCTATATGCTAATGGAGACTTTTTTAGAATTTGAGGATATGGCTTTGTTAGAAAAAGCTTTTGCAAATGAGATAGGGGAGTTTAATGTCAAACCCGAAAAGGAAAATTTAAGATATTTTTTAGGCTTAATGGCTTTAAAATCTCCTATTTTGATGCGAAAATATTGGGGCTATCATAAAATTATGCAAAGTGTTAGCACAAATTTGCCAATTTTACATAAAAATTACAGCTTTGATTTTAAGCAATATTTAGCCCTAATAGATCATTTAGAAGAAAAAAATACCAAGCGTTTTATGCAATATAAAAAATATAAAAAAATTTCTAAAATTTCTATTATTCTCAATTTTGTTATAATTTTTGTTTTTTTAATTTTTATATTTTTAAAATAGGAATTTTATATGGTTAAATTTTTAGATTTAAAGAAAGTAAATGAGCGTTTTAATAAGGAATTTGAAGTTAAATTTAAAGAGCTTTTAGATAGCGGTTGGTTTCTTTTGGGAGAGCAAACGAAACTTTTTGAGAAGCAATTTGCAAATTATTGCGGTGTAGAACATTGCATAGGTGTGGCAAATGGCTTGGACGCCTTAAGACTTATTATTAGGGCTTTTGATTTTGAAAAGGGGAGTGAAATTCTTGTCCCAGCAAATACTTATATTGCTTCCATTTTGGCTATTAGTGATAATGATTGTAAGCCTATTTTGATCGAGCCTGAGCTTAGAACTTATAATATTGACCCAAATCGCATTGAGGCTAACATTAGCTCTAAAACTAAAGCTATTATGGTGGTGCATTTATATGGTAAAGTTTGCGATATGGATAAAATTTCTACAATTGCACAAAAATATAGTTTAAAACTCATTGAAGATTGTGCTCAAGCTCACGGAGCAATTTATAGTGGGCAAAGGGTGGGAAGTTTTGGAGATGCGGCTGGTTTTTCTTTTTATCCGGGTAAAAATTTAGGTGCTTTAGGCGATGCTGGTGCTGTTCTTTGTAAAGATGAAGCTTTAGCGACTAAAATAAGAGCTTTGGCAAATTACGGTTCTTTAAAAAAATATGAAAATATTTATCAGGGACTTAATTCAAGACTTGATGAATTGCAAGCGGGAATTTTAAGCATTAAGCTTAAGATGTTGGATAAAGACAATGAGGCAAGGCGAAGGATTGCCCAAATTTATCTTAAAAATATTAAGCATAAAGATGTCATTTTGCCCTGTTGCGAAAAAGAAGAAGGGCATGTGTGGCATTGTTTTGTGATAAGAACGCCCTTTAGAGACGCTTTGGTAAAATATTTGAAACAAAATGACATTGAGACCATCATTCACTATCCTATAGCCCCACACAAACAAGAGTGCTATAAAGACTTAAGCCATCTTTCTTTGCCACTTAGTGAACAAATTCATAATGAAGTATTGTCTTTGCCTATTTCTCCTGTGATGAGTGAGGAAGATGTGTTAAAGGTGGCTGATTTAATTAACAATTTTAAAGGGTTTTGATGTATCATATTTTTTTAACCGCTGATGAAAAATATGTCAAATTTTCGAGTGTTTTGATGAGTAGCATTATCAAAAATGCGACAAAAGCTTATGAAAAAAAGCCTTTTTGCTTTCACATTTTAAGCGATTTTGTAAGCGATGAAACGAGGCAAAAGCTAGAAAATTTGCAAAAAGCTTTGTGCGAAATTTACCCTTGCGAAATCATAATCCACATCCAGGATAATGCCAAATTTGACAAATTTCCAAGTTCAGGTGCAGCACAAAATAATAAACTTTCTTACTACCGCCTTAAAATGATGGCTTTTTTAGATGAAAGTGTCAAAACTTGTCTTTATTTAGATTCTGATATGCTCGTTTTTGATGATGTAAGAGAGCTTTTTGCTCTTGATTTGAAAGATAAGATTGTCGCTGTGGTGGGCGATATGGGAAGTAAGAAAGCCAAGATTAAATTTAAAGAAGCAAATGAAAAGAAGATTTTTTATTTTGATGAAAATTATTTTAACGCGGGTTTTTTGCTTATCAATGTGAAGGAATACAAAAAGGCACAAATTGAAGAGCGTTGTGAGGACTTAGCGTCAAAATGTTTTTATATTAAAAGTGCAGACCAAGATTTGCTTAATGCCTCTATAGAGCCTAAAAGGCGTTTAAAGCTTGATTTTGCTTGGAATTTCTTTGTCAATGCCTACGCTTATGTGATTACAAAAGATGATAAAAAAGGCTATTTAAACTATACAAGAGAAGAATTTGAGAGGAGTTTTAAAAATCCTAAAATTCTTCATCTATGCTTTAAGCCTTGGAAATTTTTACGCTCTTTTAATGATAGTAAGGGGCGTAATGTCAATGATTTATGGTGGGAGGAAGCGGTTAAAACTCCTGCTTTTAATACCGAGCTTTTAGAGCTTAAAAGCCACATTAAAGACCATTTGCTTTATGCAGGGCTTGGTGCGTTATTATACCGCTACACAAAGAATTTTAATTTGCTTAAAATTTCACGCTTGATAAAATATCAAAATGAGGATTTAAAAATCGCACAAAATGCCCAAAATTTCAGTGATAAAGACTTTGCTTCTTTTTTGTTTTTGGGTGAATTTATCTTACACGCTAGGGCAAAGCAAAAAAGTGCTTTTAGTGTATTTTTAAAGACTTTAAAGCATATTAGAGCTTATGAAAAATATGCGCGTTAA includes:
- a CDS encoding glycosyltransferase family 2 protein; this encodes MIQISIIMPCYNSAKWVDKAIESVLNQTYSNWQLICVDDGSSDETLEILQRYANKDDRILVLHKENEKNAFKARQFAIPYVNGELLTHLDSDDMFELNYLELGLKRYDESGADIVVGDMVYGEKRYVCIDNDLKWLHKIINGREAFEYIIDWRIRGFSLYKSLFAKKYYDENYEGMNADEFLTRILFLNASNIAFFTGGGGGSFCKFTKCD
- a CDS encoding glycosyltransferase family 2 protein, with amino-acid sequence MASKISILCPSFNHEKFVRFFIESVLRQSFENFELIIVDDCSSDDNVKEIAKFKDERIKLIQHEYNKGINAALNTAFENSNGDLIVFCASDDIFEDNALERIYHHALENPDILAFVPNTRVIDRDNQITSKEAYLKLRARSELINQFFMMGNCLSSVGLTIRRELFSSTLYPLDVSMCNHQDTQMFIKILKNGEIKLIDEFLIRYRFDPKTSNISVRTERTMKREEMESYMLMETFLEFEDMALLEKAFANEIGEFNVKPEKENLRYFLGLMALKSPILMRKYWGYHKIMQSVSTNLPILHKNYSFDFKQYLALIDHLEEKNTKRFMQYKKYKKISKISIILNFVIIFVFLIFIFLK
- a CDS encoding DegT/DnrJ/EryC1/StrS family aminotransferase, which encodes MVKFLDLKKVNERFNKEFEVKFKELLDSGWFLLGEQTKLFEKQFANYCGVEHCIGVANGLDALRLIIRAFDFEKGSEILVPANTYIASILAISDNDCKPILIEPELRTYNIDPNRIEANISSKTKAIMVVHLYGKVCDMDKISTIAQKYSLKLIEDCAQAHGAIYSGQRVGSFGDAAGFSFYPGKNLGALGDAGAVLCKDEALATKIRALANYGSLKKYENIYQGLNSRLDELQAGILSIKLKMLDKDNEARRRIAQIYLKNIKHKDVILPCCEKEEGHVWHCFVIRTPFRDALVKYLKQNDIETIIHYPIAPHKQECYKDLSHLSLPLSEQIHNEVLSLPISPVMSEEDVLKVADLINNFKGF
- a CDS encoding glycosyltransferase family 8 protein, producing MYHIFLTADEKYVKFSSVLMSSIIKNATKAYEKKPFCFHILSDFVSDETRQKLENLQKALCEIYPCEIIIHIQDNAKFDKFPSSGAAQNNKLSYYRLKMMAFLDESVKTCLYLDSDMLVFDDVRELFALDLKDKIVAVVGDMGSKKAKIKFKEANEKKIFYFDENYFNAGFLLINVKEYKKAQIEERCEDLASKCFYIKSADQDLLNASIEPKRRLKLDFAWNFFVNAYAYVITKDDKKGYLNYTREEFERSFKNPKILHLCFKPWKFLRSFNDSKGRNVNDLWWEEAVKTPAFNTELLELKSHIKDHLLYAGLGALLYRYTKNFNLLKISRLIKYQNEDLKIAQNAQNFSDKDFASFLFLGEFILHARAKQKSAFSVFLKTLKHIRAYEKYAR